One window of Leifsonia sp. AK011 genomic DNA carries:
- a CDS encoding RNA helicase yields MPSLLDVAPDPWDPDAAWEAFVDWARDSRGLDLYPAQEEALVDLVSGNNVVLSTPTGTGKSMVAIAAHFVALAQGQRTYYTAPIKALVSEKFFALVEIFGPENVGMVTGDSSVNPDAPIICCTAEILANLALRHGAAAPVQQVVMDEFHYYGDPERGWAWQVPLLTLPQAQFLLMSATLGDMSDIADDLSARTGRETSLITGVDRPVPLHYSYAVATAHETVEELLQTHQSPIYIVHFSQAAALERAQAMTSIKVVSREGRDEIAEAIGDFRFTTVFGQTLSRLIRSGIGVHHAGMLPKYRRLVEQLAQRGLLRVICGTDTLGVGINVPIRTVLLTALTKYDGTRMRQLSAREFHQIAGRAGRAGYDTAGTVVALAPEHEAENAKSVAKAGEDPKKLRKIVRKRPPEGFVSWSENSFERMIAAPPETLTSHMIVSHSMILNVIARGGNAFEDMRDLIFSSHEPWKAQLALARRALAIYRTLRTAGVVVQQPDGSIALTVDLQANFALNQPLSPFALAVFDLLDPEQPGYALDMISVLEATLDDPRPILSQQQFKARGEAVAAMKSEGIEYDERMELLEAVTWPKPLEELLDAAFETYSASQPWIGDFALSPKSVVRDMYERAMTFADYVGYYGLARSEGLVLRYLSDAYRATRQTIPDGAKTEELRDLIEWLGELVRQVDSSLVDEWEAMISGVQRAASDAPIVPPAPPSILSNPRAFRVLVRNEMFRRVQLAAREDWETLGELDAASGFDADAWATAMDDYFDEYDTVGTGPDARGPALLMITEKPGQWLVRQIFEDPEGNHDWGISATVDLEESAELGVAAVTVTAVGPVGAG; encoded by the coding sequence GTGCCCAGCCTCCTCGATGTCGCGCCAGACCCCTGGGATCCGGATGCCGCGTGGGAGGCGTTCGTCGACTGGGCGCGTGACTCCCGCGGTCTGGATCTGTACCCGGCCCAGGAGGAAGCCCTCGTCGACCTCGTGTCGGGCAACAACGTCGTCCTGAGCACACCGACCGGCACCGGCAAGTCCATGGTCGCCATCGCGGCGCACTTCGTCGCCCTTGCCCAGGGCCAGCGCACCTACTACACGGCCCCGATCAAGGCGCTCGTGAGCGAGAAGTTCTTCGCCCTCGTCGAGATCTTCGGCCCGGAGAACGTCGGCATGGTCACGGGCGACAGTTCGGTGAATCCGGATGCCCCGATCATCTGCTGCACGGCGGAGATCCTCGCGAACCTCGCCCTTCGCCACGGGGCAGCTGCGCCCGTCCAGCAGGTTGTCATGGACGAGTTCCATTACTACGGCGACCCTGAACGTGGCTGGGCGTGGCAGGTCCCCCTGCTGACGCTCCCGCAGGCGCAGTTCCTCCTCATGTCAGCCACCCTCGGCGACATGTCGGACATCGCGGACGACCTCTCGGCTCGCACGGGTCGCGAGACGAGCCTCATCACGGGCGTCGATCGCCCCGTGCCGCTGCACTACAGCTACGCGGTCGCGACTGCCCACGAGACCGTGGAGGAGCTCCTCCAGACCCACCAGTCCCCGATCTACATCGTGCACTTCTCGCAGGCCGCAGCACTCGAACGCGCTCAGGCCATGACGAGTATCAAGGTCGTCAGTCGTGAGGGCCGCGACGAGATCGCGGAGGCCATCGGCGATTTCCGTTTCACGACGGTCTTCGGACAGACGCTGAGCCGTCTCATCCGGAGCGGCATCGGTGTGCACCACGCGGGAATGCTCCCCAAGTACCGCCGACTGGTCGAGCAGCTCGCCCAGCGCGGCCTGCTTCGCGTCATCTGCGGCACGGACACTCTCGGCGTGGGCATCAATGTGCCGATTCGCACAGTGCTGCTGACGGCGCTCACGAAGTACGACGGCACTCGGATGCGCCAGTTGAGCGCTCGCGAGTTCCACCAGATCGCCGGTCGTGCCGGTCGTGCGGGGTACGACACAGCGGGCACCGTGGTGGCGCTCGCTCCCGAGCACGAGGCGGAGAACGCTAAGTCCGTCGCCAAGGCGGGGGAGGACCCCAAGAAGCTCCGCAAGATCGTGCGCAAACGACCCCCCGAGGGATTCGTCTCCTGGAGCGAGAACAGCTTCGAGCGGATGATCGCCGCACCGCCCGAGACGCTCACCTCGCACATGATCGTGAGCCACTCGATGATCCTCAACGTGATCGCGCGGGGCGGTAACGCGTTCGAGGACATGCGCGACCTCATCTTCTCCAGCCACGAGCCGTGGAAGGCCCAGCTGGCCCTCGCCCGGCGCGCACTCGCGATCTACCGCACGCTGCGCACGGCGGGAGTTGTTGTCCAGCAGCCGGACGGAAGCATCGCCCTCACGGTCGACCTCCAGGCGAACTTCGCACTCAACCAGCCCTTGTCGCCCTTCGCGCTGGCCGTTTTCGATCTTCTCGACCCTGAGCAGCCGGGATACGCCCTCGACATGATCTCGGTGCTCGAGGCCACCCTCGACGATCCGCGCCCGATCCTGTCCCAGCAGCAGTTCAAGGCCCGTGGCGAGGCCGTTGCCGCGATGAAGTCCGAGGGCATCGAGTACGACGAGCGCATGGAACTCCTCGAGGCAGTGACGTGGCCCAAACCCCTCGAAGAGCTGCTGGATGCCGCGTTCGAGACCTACAGCGCAAGCCAACCCTGGATCGGCGACTTCGCACTCAGCCCCAAGTCGGTCGTTCGGGACATGTACGAGCGCGCGATGACCTTCGCGGACTATGTCGGCTACTACGGGCTCGCGCGCAGCGAAGGGCTTGTCCTGCGGTACCTCTCCGACGCCTACCGGGCGACCCGGCAGACAATCCCGGACGGCGCCAAGACGGAGGAGCTGCGCGACCTCATCGAGTGGCTCGGAGAACTCGTCCGCCAGGTGGACTCGAGCCTCGTCGACGAGTGGGAGGCGATGATCAGCGGCGTCCAACGTGCGGCGAGCGACGCACCGATCGTGCCCCCGGCGCCGCCCTCGATCCTCAGCAACCCCCGTGCGTTCCGGGTGCTCGTGCGCAACGAGATGTTCCGCCGTGTGCAGCTGGCGGCGAGGGAGGATTGGGAGACGCTCGGCGAGCTGGATGCGGCATCCGGTTTCGACGCCGACGCCTGGGCGACCGCGATGGATGACTACTTCGACGAGTACGACACCGTCGGGACGGGGCCGGATGCCCGGGGCCCGGCACTCCTCATGATTACCGAGAAGCCCGGCCAGTGGCTGGTCCGCCAGATCTTCGAGGATCCGGAGGGCAACCACGACTGGGGCATCAGTGCAACGGTCGACCTCGAGGAGTCAGCCGAGCTGGGTGTCGCAGCGGTCACCGTCACGGCGGTCGGCCCTGTGGGAGCGGGTTAG
- a CDS encoding FAD-binding oxidoreductase, which translates to MTAVKHMKWWGWGKDGVGFHHEDKPGFAPFVLQAVGLDLGTATAVGEPAFTDISVPASKAPSTLLSALAGITGEDHVTTDDMVRVIHTYGKSLRDLVRIRANVIERAPDVVVYPADEAQVQAIVDAAVSADAVIIPFGGGSNIAGSLEPRKEEERAVISLDLGRLDKLVEIDEESGLARIQAGAQGPDLEAALNARGWTIGHFPDSFTHSTLGGWVATRSSGMQSDKYGDIAEIARGLRMVRPGGTLVLRPLPSTSSGPSVREMILGSEGRLGVITEVTVQVHRIPAKRDVYAYFFPTFEAGIHAMREISESDAAPTITRVSDAPETGFSLATSKDRKGFDKFLAGTVLPGLMRSKGWDLDKICISFIGYEGSVAHAKRQKKLVDAIVKKHGGMGVGKGPGILYDQKKFDTPYLRDFLLDRGAAGDVSETAAPWSKLIQVHDNTVAAANAAYAELGIKGWIMSHLSHSYHSGACLYFTFAFVFGDDPLGEYDVVKKAIQQAFVDNGATISHHHGVGREHSPWLEEDISVEGVAVMSALLEGADPGSNFNPGKIVRAGY; encoded by the coding sequence ATGACCGCGGTCAAGCACATGAAGTGGTGGGGTTGGGGCAAGGACGGGGTGGGGTTCCACCACGAGGACAAGCCCGGGTTCGCACCCTTCGTGCTTCAGGCCGTCGGTCTCGACCTGGGAACGGCCACCGCCGTCGGCGAACCCGCGTTCACCGACATCTCGGTTCCGGCGAGCAAGGCTCCCTCGACGCTCCTGTCGGCACTCGCGGGCATCACCGGCGAGGATCACGTCACGACCGATGACATGGTGCGCGTCATCCACACCTACGGCAAGAGCCTTCGCGACCTCGTGAGGATTCGCGCGAATGTCATCGAGCGCGCGCCCGACGTCGTCGTATATCCGGCGGATGAGGCGCAGGTGCAGGCTATCGTGGATGCCGCCGTCTCCGCCGATGCCGTCATCATCCCGTTCGGCGGCGGGAGCAACATCGCTGGCAGTCTCGAGCCGCGCAAGGAGGAGGAGCGCGCTGTGATCTCGCTCGACCTCGGAAGGCTCGACAAGCTCGTGGAGATCGACGAGGAGTCGGGCCTCGCCCGCATCCAGGCTGGAGCCCAGGGCCCCGACCTCGAGGCCGCCCTGAACGCCCGCGGATGGACGATCGGTCACTTCCCCGACAGCTTCACCCACTCCACGCTCGGTGGTTGGGTCGCGACACGATCCTCGGGTATGCAGTCGGACAAGTACGGCGACATCGCGGAGATCGCCCGCGGCCTTCGTATGGTCCGGCCCGGCGGCACGCTCGTGCTGAGGCCCCTTCCCAGCACCTCGAGCGGACCGAGCGTCCGCGAGATGATCCTCGGTAGCGAGGGTCGGCTCGGAGTGATCACCGAGGTCACCGTGCAGGTGCACAGGATCCCCGCGAAGCGCGATGTCTACGCGTACTTCTTCCCGACGTTCGAGGCGGGCATCCACGCGATGCGGGAGATCTCGGAATCGGATGCCGCGCCCACCATCACCCGCGTCTCCGATGCTCCCGAAACGGGCTTCTCCCTGGCCACCTCCAAGGACCGCAAGGGGTTCGACAAGTTCCTCGCGGGTACAGTGCTTCCCGGCCTCATGCGTTCGAAGGGGTGGGACCTCGACAAGATCTGCATCTCGTTCATCGGGTACGAGGGCTCGGTCGCCCACGCCAAGCGGCAGAAGAAGCTCGTCGATGCGATCGTCAAGAAGCACGGCGGTATGGGTGTGGGCAAGGGCCCGGGCATCCTCTACGACCAGAAGAAGTTCGACACCCCCTACCTGCGTGACTTCCTTCTCGACCGGGGGGCCGCTGGCGACGTGTCCGAGACGGCAGCACCGTGGTCGAAGCTCATCCAGGTGCACGACAACACGGTCGCCGCTGCGAACGCTGCATATGCCGAACTCGGCATCAAGGGGTGGATCATGTCCCATCTCTCGCACTCGTACCACTCCGGCGCGTGCCTCTACTTCACGTTCGCCTTCGTCTTCGGGGATGACCCGCTCGGCGAGTACGACGTGGTGAAGAAAGCGATCCAGCAGGCCTTCGTTGACAACGGCGCCACGATCTCGCACCACCACGGCGTCGGTCGCGAGCACTCGCCGTGGCTCGAGGAGGACATCTCCGTCGAGGGTGTCGCCGTCATGTCAGCGCTGCTCGAGGGTGCCGACCCGGGATCGAACTTCAACCCGGGCAAGATCGTCCGCGCCGGCTACTGA
- a CDS encoding SDR family oxidoreductase, with translation MATALVTGGTSGIGAEFARQLAVAGYDLVLVARDVARLTESAERLHAEFGINVTTVEADLARREDVERVALLIESSEHPIDTVVNNAGFGVHVPITAVDTAVHEHAFDVMCRAVFMLSSAAGRVMRARGSGAIINVSSLQSLLTTGSYSAIKSWVTTFTQSLAVELRDSGVRVTAVLPGWVSTEWHARAGVRTSTIPDWLWTSPNDVVRIALRDAERGRVISIPTVRYRVLGWFARYLPRRTVRWISGRLSSRRRDPVAATEGSEPPVPAEGDRP, from the coding sequence ATGGCAACGGCTCTAGTCACGGGCGGGACTTCCGGCATCGGGGCCGAGTTCGCCCGCCAGCTCGCCGTCGCCGGATATGACCTCGTGCTCGTGGCACGTGATGTCGCACGCCTCACCGAAAGCGCTGAACGCCTACATGCCGAATTCGGCATCAATGTCACGACGGTGGAGGCGGACCTGGCCCGGCGGGAAGATGTGGAGCGCGTCGCCCTGCTGATCGAGAGCTCCGAGCATCCGATCGACACCGTCGTCAACAACGCCGGCTTCGGCGTGCACGTGCCGATTACCGCTGTCGACACAGCGGTGCATGAACATGCCTTCGACGTCATGTGCCGCGCGGTGTTCATGCTCTCCTCGGCTGCCGGCCGCGTCATGAGGGCGCGCGGGAGCGGCGCGATCATCAACGTCTCCAGCTTGCAGAGCCTCCTCACCACCGGGTCGTACTCCGCCATCAAGTCCTGGGTCACGACATTCACCCAGAGCCTCGCGGTCGAGCTGCGCGATTCGGGGGTTCGCGTGACAGCGGTCCTGCCCGGGTGGGTTTCGACAGAGTGGCACGCGCGGGCGGGAGTGCGGACGAGCACAATCCCCGACTGGTTGTGGACCAGCCCGAACGATGTCGTGCGCATCGCCCTGCGGGACGCAGAGCGCGGTCGAGTGATCTCCATACCCACTGTTCGTTACCGCGTGCTCGGGTGGTTTGCCCGATATCTTCCGCGTCGCACGGTTCGCTGGATCTCCGGACGACTCAGTTCACGCCGACGGGACCCAGTCGCAGCGACAGAGGGCTCCGAACCCCCTGTACCGGCGGAAGGAGATCGGCCATGA
- a CDS encoding lysophospholipid acyltransferase family protein translates to MSGDRFTSRTVAAIRFVAQRGMLKPLVWSLVRVDTVGRERLSSLEAPFIVIANHSSHLDAPLIIGALPRRHARYLAAGAAADYFFDVAWRKWLTTLFFNAFAVERNSEGKRSGASRSLLERGVPLLLFPEGGRSRHGEMGRFKPGAAALSMASGVPIVPIALVGASVAMPRGVNWPKRGRLPVTVVFGEPMTAFEGEATEDFSRRLAAEVRQLHESVRPMPVRQHAEKGK, encoded by the coding sequence ATGAGTGGGGACAGATTCACCTCGCGCACCGTCGCGGCGATCAGGTTCGTCGCACAGCGGGGGATGCTCAAGCCCCTCGTCTGGTCGTTGGTGCGGGTCGACACGGTGGGTCGTGAGCGGCTCTCGTCGCTCGAAGCACCCTTCATCGTGATCGCGAACCATTCCAGCCACCTCGACGCGCCGCTCATCATCGGGGCGCTCCCGCGCCGGCACGCGAGGTACCTCGCTGCCGGCGCCGCTGCCGACTACTTCTTCGATGTCGCGTGGCGCAAGTGGCTGACAACACTCTTCTTCAACGCCTTCGCGGTGGAGCGCAACTCCGAGGGCAAGCGCTCGGGTGCATCCCGTTCGCTGCTCGAGCGCGGAGTTCCTCTCCTGCTCTTCCCCGAGGGCGGACGCTCGCGCCATGGCGAGATGGGTCGCTTCAAGCCCGGCGCCGCCGCGCTCTCCATGGCGAGTGGGGTACCCATCGTGCCGATCGCCCTGGTCGGGGCGAGCGTGGCGATGCCGCGCGGTGTGAACTGGCCGAAGCGTGGCAGACTCCCCGTGACCGTCGTCTTCGGCGAGCCGATGACGGCGTTCGAGGGCGAGGCGACAGAGGATTTCTCCCGGCGACTCGCCGCCGAGGTGCGACAACTACACGAATCCGTGCGACCGATGCCCGTTCGCCAGCACGCAGAGAAGGGGAAGTAG
- a CDS encoding SDR family NAD(P)-dependent oxidoreductase, giving the protein MPSETSPPTDGLDPEDLATTLRVLESMAELDEEHPDFVAVRRATARMFKAVKKARRLELRAQVAEADRAVVAATATGAPDRIDDETRGIPISTSTTAPTAGTLIKARACYICKQPYTVVDAFYHQLCPDCAALNHAKRDARTDLTGKRALLTGGRAKIGMYIALRLLRDGAHTTITTRFPRDAVRRFTSLPDSPEWIDRLRVVGIDLRDPAQVIGLSDSVAAQGPLDILINNATQTVRRSPGAYQPLVDAELAPLPDGPLPELVTFGHTTDPHPLALQDSVNSHPILAAAAARAEELAEQAMTAGSSSLERLAAGTAIDAGGLLPDLDDSNSWTQRVEEVEPLELLEVQLANSTAPFILISRLRPSMAASPARRKYVVNVSAMEGVFNRGYKGPGHPHTNMAKAAVNMLTRTSSREMFESDGILMTSVDTGWITDERPHPTKVRLAEEGFHAPLDLVDGAARVYDPIVRGEAGEDLFGVFLKDYRPGQW; this is encoded by the coding sequence GTGCCCTCCGAGACTTCCCCTCCCACCGACGGCCTCGATCCCGAGGACCTCGCGACCACCCTTCGTGTGCTCGAGTCGATGGCGGAACTCGACGAGGAGCATCCCGACTTCGTCGCCGTGCGCCGCGCAACCGCTCGCATGTTCAAGGCCGTGAAGAAGGCCAGGCGGCTCGAACTGCGAGCCCAGGTCGCCGAGGCGGACCGCGCCGTCGTCGCAGCCACCGCGACCGGGGCCCCCGACCGGATCGACGACGAGACCCGCGGCATCCCCATCTCCACGAGCACCACGGCGCCCACAGCCGGCACGCTCATCAAGGCACGCGCCTGCTACATCTGCAAGCAGCCGTACACGGTCGTCGATGCCTTCTACCATCAGCTCTGCCCGGACTGCGCGGCTCTCAATCACGCCAAGCGGGACGCTCGAACCGACCTCACGGGCAAGCGGGCACTGCTGACCGGTGGTCGCGCCAAGATCGGCATGTACATCGCCCTGCGCCTGCTGCGGGATGGCGCGCACACGACCATCACGACCCGCTTCCCGCGCGATGCCGTGCGCCGCTTCACCTCGCTGCCCGACTCCCCCGAGTGGATCGACCGCCTCAGGGTCGTGGGCATCGACCTGCGCGACCCGGCCCAGGTGATCGGGCTCAGCGACTCCGTCGCCGCGCAGGGCCCCCTCGACATCCTCATCAACAACGCGACCCAGACGGTGCGTCGCTCCCCCGGCGCCTACCAGCCCCTCGTGGACGCAGAGCTCGCACCGCTGCCCGACGGTCCCCTGCCCGAGCTCGTGACGTTCGGGCACACGACCGACCCCCACCCACTCGCGCTGCAGGACTCGGTGAACTCACACCCGATCCTCGCTGCGGCTGCCGCACGCGCGGAGGAACTCGCCGAGCAGGCCATGACGGCAGGATCGAGCTCACTCGAACGGCTTGCCGCGGGAACCGCCATCGACGCCGGCGGCCTCCTGCCCGACCTCGACGACAGCAACTCGTGGACGCAGCGGGTCGAGGAGGTCGAGCCCCTCGAACTGCTCGAGGTGCAGCTGGCGAACTCGACCGCGCCGTTCATCCTCATCTCACGCCTGCGCCCCTCGATGGCCGCCTCCCCCGCTCGCCGCAAGTACGTGGTCAACGTGAGCGCGATGGAGGGCGTGTTCAATCGGGGCTACAAGGGCCCTGGGCATCCCCACACCAACATGGCCAAGGCTGCGGTGAACATGCTGACCCGCACGAGTTCCCGCGAGATGTTCGAGAGCGACGGCATCCTCATGACGAGTGTCGACACGGGCTGGATCACCGACGAACGACCGCACCCGACCAAAGTGCGCCTCGCGGAGGAGGGTTTCCACGCACCCCTCGACCTCGTGGATGGCGCGGCGCGCGTGTACGACCCCATCGTGCGTGGTGAGGCCGGCGAGGATCTCTTCGGTGTATTCCTCAAGGACTACCGGCCGGGGCAGTGGTGA
- a CDS encoding ice-binding family protein has product MHTPPFMTVQQQIVNEVPMSLSAKTASLAVIAFSGAAALLIASPAYAIPGDVGAADFLGTSAEFTVLAGSEVTNTGASLLPGSLGVSPGSAFTGFTAEMIGGATHSNDAVAITAKGAVGTAADALMAVPSYNIGLADMDGKVFLAGSYSSPSSLLNGGTITLNGDADDVFIFTAVSTLTMGAGSTVVLTGDVQECNVFWRLGSAGTLGAGSHIVGTVIARSSVSAVTGATIAGRLFAQDAAVTLQSNRFTTQTCDTSGGNGDIWSAGEEGTEPGTTPPVDSEDGPTGPVLPIPDDEDIDIDTGTDNGTGGGNGGGGAGTGTGTGNGGSLAATGSDLSTVLAVGGGALGLLGIGTLAVMAQRRRGRLYS; this is encoded by the coding sequence GTGCACACCCCGCCGTTCATGACCGTGCAGCAGCAGATCGTGAACGAGGTACCAATGTCCCTGTCCGCAAAAACAGCTTCTCTCGCTGTTATCGCCTTCTCCGGAGCAGCAGCCCTGCTCATCGCCAGCCCGGCCTACGCCATCCCGGGAGACGTCGGTGCAGCTGACTTCCTGGGAACCAGTGCGGAGTTCACCGTGCTTGCGGGTTCGGAAGTCACCAACACCGGGGCCTCGCTCCTTCCGGGCAGCCTCGGGGTCAGCCCAGGGTCGGCCTTCACCGGGTTCACCGCCGAGATGATCGGTGGGGCGACCCATAGCAATGACGCCGTCGCCATCACCGCCAAGGGCGCGGTCGGCACGGCGGCGGACGCATTGATGGCGGTCCCGTCGTACAACATCGGGCTCGCCGACATGGATGGCAAGGTCTTCCTCGCCGGCTCCTACTCGTCGCCAAGCTCCCTCCTGAACGGTGGGACTATCACTCTCAACGGCGACGCTGATGACGTCTTCATCTTCACGGCGGTCAGCACGCTCACGATGGGTGCGGGCAGCACCGTCGTGCTGACGGGCGACGTTCAGGAATGCAACGTGTTCTGGCGACTCGGTAGCGCGGGAACGCTCGGCGCGGGGTCGCACATCGTGGGCACCGTGATCGCGCGATCCTCCGTGTCGGCGGTCACCGGCGCGACCATCGCCGGCCGCCTCTTCGCCCAGGACGCCGCCGTTACGCTCCAGAGCAACCGGTTCACGACCCAGACCTGCGACACCTCAGGGGGAAACGGCGATATCTGGAGTGCCGGCGAGGAGGGCACGGAGCCCGGAACCACCCCGCCGGTCGATTCGGAGGACGGACCCACGGGCCCCGTGCTTCCGATCCCCGACGACGAAGACATCGACATCGACACCGGCACTGACAACGGAACCGGCGGGGGCAACGGCGGTGGCGGTGCTGGAACCGGCACCGGTACGGGCAATGGCGGTTCGCTCGCAGCGACTGGCAGCGACCTCTCGACCGTCCTCGCCGTGGGTGGCGGCGCACTCGGGCTCCTCGGCATCGGAACCCTGGCCGTCATGGCTCAGCGTCGACGCGGCCGCTTGTACTCGTAG
- a CDS encoding TetR/AcrR family transcriptional regulator, whose protein sequence is MGRAGVDSRIHAAALEILRSRGPAAVSVEAVAAASGVAKTTIYRRYDNREVLLAAAVENATGPISVPDDLPARETLRWVLQHARDRLDVVIGRGTLAAIVSGDEPHLTSLLLGLVRASLDPLRAKLHEDVDRGELRADLDVELAITVIMGAVISEVIRGRATDDAWVEQVLALLWPGLAPEPTADQ, encoded by the coding sequence ATGGGGCGCGCCGGCGTGGACAGCAGGATTCACGCCGCTGCATTGGAAATCCTCCGCTCGCGCGGACCTGCCGCGGTGAGCGTCGAAGCGGTGGCTGCGGCATCCGGTGTCGCCAAGACGACCATCTACAGGCGATACGACAATCGCGAGGTTCTCCTGGCCGCAGCCGTCGAGAATGCGACTGGCCCCATCTCGGTCCCCGACGACCTTCCGGCGCGCGAGACTCTCCGATGGGTGCTCCAGCATGCCCGGGACCGCCTCGATGTCGTCATCGGCCGGGGAACACTCGCCGCGATCGTGTCCGGTGACGAACCCCACCTGACGTCACTACTGCTCGGCCTCGTCCGGGCGAGCCTCGACCCACTCCGCGCGAAGCTCCACGAGGACGTCGACCGTGGAGAGCTCCGCGCCGATCTCGACGTCGAGCTGGCGATCACCGTGATCATGGGCGCGGTGATCTCCGAGGTCATCCGCGGGCGAGCGACGGATGACGCGTGGGTCGAGCAGGTCCTCGCACTTCTGTGGCCCGGCCTCGCCCCCGAGCCAACCGCGGATCAGTAG
- a CDS encoding glycosyltransferase family 2 protein, with protein sequence MTDTLPRALIAIATYRRPRELALLLESLEQQVPACGADVVVVDNDAEGSGREVALASSVVTTYVVEAEPGIAQARNRGLDFFDESYDAIVFVDDDEVADAAWLETLLGFLRDSGIDIALGAVITTIPDTAPTWVTEGGYLQRGIMPTGSYVPTAATNNVAIRRTRWVDAGSPRFDPAFSATGGSDTAFFLRLGEAGLGIKSVAEAIVYEPMPTGRVTRRWVARRMTRNGIVAGRLIAERRGRRAVVDHGLGQIGVGIRLVLGDLRHRRPVTATSSRTLLMGVGEVYSAFGGRIYEYKRPRRR encoded by the coding sequence GTGACCGACACGCTGCCCAGGGCGCTTATCGCCATTGCGACGTACCGGCGCCCCCGTGAACTCGCACTGCTGCTGGAGTCGCTCGAGCAGCAGGTGCCCGCGTGCGGAGCGGACGTGGTCGTGGTGGACAACGACGCGGAGGGTTCCGGGCGCGAGGTTGCGCTCGCGTCATCCGTCGTCACAACCTACGTTGTCGAGGCTGAACCCGGCATCGCCCAGGCGCGCAATCGCGGCCTCGACTTCTTCGACGAGAGCTATGACGCGATCGTCTTCGTCGACGACGACGAGGTGGCGGATGCCGCGTGGCTCGAGACTCTTCTCGGCTTCCTCCGCGACTCCGGCATCGACATCGCCCTCGGCGCTGTCATCACGACCATCCCGGACACCGCACCGACGTGGGTGACCGAGGGAGGCTATCTCCAGCGCGGCATCATGCCGACCGGCTCGTACGTTCCGACGGCGGCGACGAACAACGTGGCGATCCGCCGGACCAGATGGGTGGATGCCGGGTCCCCACGTTTCGACCCAGCCTTCTCCGCGACCGGCGGGAGCGACACCGCGTTCTTCCTGCGCCTGGGCGAAGCCGGGCTCGGCATCAAGTCGGTTGCCGAGGCGATCGTCTACGAACCCATGCCCACGGGACGCGTCACCCGACGGTGGGTCGCCCGTCGGATGACCCGCAACGGCATCGTCGCTGGTCGCCTGATCGCCGAGAGACGGGGCCGCCGCGCCGTGGTCGATCATGGTCTCGGCCAGATCGGAGTGGGGATCCGACTGGTGCTGGGTGACCTCCGCCATCGACGACCGGTGACGGCGACGTCGTCGCGCACCCTCCTCATGGGCGTCGGAGAGGTCTACTCGGCCTTCGGCGGGCGGATCTACGAGTACAAGCGGCCGCGTCGACGCTGA